From Brucella pseudogrignonensis, a single genomic window includes:
- a CDS encoding SspB family protein, whose amino-acid sequence MVQDLIRYDILAQEALRGVIRKVLAEVAATGLPGNHHFFITFLTGAPGVRISSRLKEKYPEQMTVVLQHQYWDMVVTDQLFEIGLSFGDVPEKLTIPFSAIRGFYDPSVNFELEFDVSVVQPTSDNDEGGKVSSIELISSEDAPEKAKPKSKSRKPAADKGDTAAKDEPASEGKEAEAKPSADVVSLDSFRKK is encoded by the coding sequence GCGTCATTCGCAAGGTTCTTGCGGAAGTGGCAGCAACTGGCTTGCCTGGCAATCATCACTTCTTCATCACGTTCCTTACTGGAGCGCCCGGTGTACGCATTTCGTCTCGGCTTAAGGAAAAATATCCTGAGCAGATGACAGTGGTGTTGCAACATCAATACTGGGACATGGTTGTCACTGATCAGCTGTTTGAAATCGGCTTGTCTTTCGGTGATGTGCCGGAAAAATTGACAATCCCATTCTCTGCCATTCGTGGCTTCTACGACCCATCTGTCAACTTTGAACTTGAGTTCGATGTATCGGTTGTCCAGCCAACAAGCGATAATGACGAAGGTGGTAAGGTCTCCTCAATCGAGTTGATCTCGTCAGAAGATGCGCCCGAAAAGGCCAAGCCTAAATCCAAGTCGCGCAAGCCTGCTGCTGATAAGGGTGACACCGCTGCAAAAGACGAGCCTGCATCTGAGGGTAAAGAAGCTGAAGCCAAACCATCCGCAGACGTGGTTTCACTCGATTCTTTCCGAAAAAAATAA